From uncultured Draconibacterium sp.:
CATCACCTGTGTGGATAATACCAGTTTCGATACGACCAGTTGCAACAGTACCACGACCAGTAATCGAGAATACGTCCTCAACAGGCATCAGGAATGGTTTTTCAACATCACGTGGAGGAAGTGGAATCCAAGTATCACAAGCTTCCATTAACTCAAGAATTTTTTCTTCCCACTCTGGCTCTCCGTTCAATCCACCAAGTGCAGATCCCATAATAACAGGAGTGTTGTCGCCATCGAATTCGTAGAAATCAAGAAGTTCACGAACTTCCATTTCAACAAGTTCTAATAACTCTTCGTCGTCTACCATATCCACTTTGTTCATGAATACAACCAAACGAGGAACATTTACCTGACGTGCAAGAAGAATGTGCTCGCGAGTCTGTGGCATAGGACCATCAGTAGCAGCAACAACGATAATAGCACCGTCCATCTGAGCAGCACCAGTTACCATGTTCTTTACGTAGTCAGCGTGACCCGGACAGTCAACGTGCGCGTAGTGGCGAGTTGCTGTTTCGTACTCAACGTGAGCTGTGTTAATTGTAATACCCCTTTCTTTCTCCTCAGGAGCGTTATCAATTTGATCAAATGCTTTTATTTCACAAAAGCCTTTTTTTGCTAATACTGTAGTAATAGCAGCTGTTAAGGTAGTTTTACCATGGTCAACGTGGCCGATAGTACCAATGTTCACATGGTCCTTGTCCCTGTTAAAATGTTCTTTAGCCATAATTGCAAAATTTTAATTTATTATCTTTTTAAATCATCTGAGCCGAAGACGAGAATTGAACTCGTGACCTCATCCTTACCAAGGATGCGCTCTACCCCTGAGCTACTCCGGCCTTAAACACACAAAGAG
This genomic window contains:
- the tuf gene encoding elongation factor Tu, producing MAKEHFNRDKDHVNIGTIGHVDHGKTTLTAAITTVLAKKGFCEIKAFDQIDNAPEEKERGITINTAHVEYETATRHYAHVDCPGHADYVKNMVTGAAQMDGAIIVVAATDGPMPQTREHILLARQVNVPRLVVFMNKVDMVDDEELLELVEMEVRELLDFYEFDGDNTPVIMGSALGGLNGEPEWEEKILELMEACDTWIPLPPRDVEKPFLMPVEDVFSITGRGTVATGRIETGIIHTGDEMQLIGLGAEGRKTVCTGVEMFRKILDEGQAGDNVGLLLRGVDKKEIKRGQILAKPGSITPHNKFKAEVYVLKKEEGGRHTPFHNKYRPQFYLRTLDVTGEIHLEEGREMVMPGDNVTIEVELIYPVAINVGLRFAIREGGRTVGAGQVTEIL